catgactatttacattgtagattgtcactgaaggcatcaaaactatgaatgaacacatgtggagttatgtactcaacacaaaaagatgaaataactgaaaacatgttttatattctatttttttcaaaatagccacactttgctctgattactgctttgcacactcttggcattctctcgatgagcttcaagcaggtGACTacctgttttcagttatttcaactttttgtgttgagtacataactccacatgtgttcattcatagttttgatgccttcagtgacaatctacaatgtaaatagtcatgaaaataatgaaaacgcattgaatgaggagaaggtgtgtccaaacttttggcctgtactgtacattctaTCATTCTTGTGGTAGGTATTGGGCTAAATCTAAGACCGCAGGTACTACAttttgtgccatctcatgtgacTTGTGTATTGGTATGACAAAATTCCttgaatatattgtcaatatataataataaaatagtatTAGCTGTGCTTCTACACCTTACCTCTTCTCCAAAGTTGATAATATCCACGttcactttctccttttttaagCGCTTTGCCAGCTTAACAAGCTGCACAGGCAAGACGGACATAAAAAAAGAGAAATGATTAGAACATTTTGACAACCTCCACATTTTCACTAGCCCTTAGACCGACTTCTTTTTCATTATCCTCCACGGGACTCCCTACGAAGGCGATGATCCTCATCTTGTGGTTTTTACCCTGTCGGTGTTTTAAGGCCAACTACACAGACAAAGAGTGTGTTAGCGCTGGTTCACACAGCATATGAAAATTAACGTTGCcggttaaaacacacacacatgcgccaCTCTAATGCCTGTGCAGAAAGATATGTTGCCCCTGGGCTGGACAGCATGGAGTTTGGACAGGATGCGGCCGGTGTCTGGTGTCAGTGTGGTCAGGACCTCACAGTTACTGGGGCACAACATTGACAACACATAAATAACCCATGTTCATgtgtgtagaaaacaatggatggCATAAGGAGCCACTTACTTTGCCATGGTGATGAGGCCCACGTTGTTTTCTGGGTTGCTGCGTGTTTTAGAGTGACAAACTATGTTGACGGCGTCTTGCTGAGCTTGCAATCTCGTTGGTAAAAAGTCCCCATTTCTCATGTATTCGCTGTTGTCCACGCTGGGGACAAAACATCCATTTTATACACAACTAATAATGAAAaggttgtgttgcgttcagggtcTTAACAATGGACATGACCTGATACTGCTAGTAGCATGGGTGTATCTTTTATAGCAATTTCCCTTTGTGACTTCACATTGACAACAATCTTGTCAGGTAGAACATCAAGTAAATCTCTAAACTGTAGAATATTCCCGAATGCGACTGCAATGTGTTAATATAAACATGTACTTTGTTGACGAGGCATCTCTCTCTCTCGATTAGCTTTAGCTAAATGACTCAGCCACTGCAGCGTCAAGTCACGGTTAACACCACGTATTAACACCAAATTTGTAAGTACGACGATTGAAACACCGGATTTAATATTTAGATGAGCCCGTATAGACGATCAATTGCGTTAAAGGGCGATAAATATCCTACTTACCAGACCATAGTACTTTCCAGCCCCATTTCGGAAACTTCTTTTTGCTGTCTGCGAGTGTTCTTACAAGCCCGCGGCCTATTGGACCACGACTGAGCAAGGTTGGCTCTGATTGGTCACCTCGAATGGTGGTCGAGCTGTACATCGAGTGTCACGAGTCTAAACAAACGATAAAAGCAATATGATGCAGAATGTTGTGGatgtaataaatgtttttttcttgaaaaacattaaacaataaataaaagaaTCATATATAAAAAGTCAGTGCAACTTTATTTACAAAATACCATAAATGCAAAACCATCATAGTGTTCAGCATACATAAACAAACAGCATGgaatacagtaatacactgtaataaATATTTAGGtccacagtttatatatatatatatatatatatatatatatatatatatatatatatatatatatatatatatatatatatatatatatatatatatatatagacacaaacATCAGGCACATTGTACAGGATAAATTAGTCATAACCCCAATGATATTCTCCCAAACAACTTAATGCATGGCACCCTCCCTAAAGCCATTAACTTGAGAAGACCAAACATTGCATTGCATAGCAGTAAAACAACACAATAATTGCTCCTTAAAGTTACTCATGTAAAGTACATCTTTACATGAGTAAAGTACACCGCAATGGCCTTCTGTTATTAAAATTGTAAACACtttcaaaaattaaaaatacttaACGACTATCTAAGTGGaatgtaatgtaatttttttagtGCATTGTATACATTATTTTCAATGTACAGGTAACATTGGCTTTTTCAAGGCACTTAAATTATAACTGTGATTGCGTCTTAGCACTTTTCCATGTAAATATTGGATTGGTCAATTAATTAATAAGGCACCAACAAAGGATGGAGTCACTCAAATGGCCCCGGGTAACACCAAGAATGACTTCAAGGCACAAGCTTAGGACTCTGAAGAGAATCAaagtgcagtaaaaaaaaaaaaaaaggtgaaaatcaCTGCTTGTGGTTTTAGCACATTTAGATGAGGAGATCAGCTCTTTGTATTCTCAGCATTGGATGTAGTTTCCTCCTTTACACCTGTCCAACAAAGCAATAAAAGCACATTTACTTGGCTGACCTAAATATTCCAGAAGCTAACAATGACTCTTTATTATGTAAAAGCACTGTACGTGCTGGAACGTTCCAGAAGGACTGAATGTAAACAATCTAACCGTTGTCTTGGTCCTCGCCCTCTTTGCCTTTTTCGTCTTGGGCCTTGACGGGCTGCTGGTTCTGGTTCTTGCTGCTGCTCGCTTCTGCCGAAGGAGCTCCTGCGCTGTCCGACTTCCTGAGAGTGCTGTGTCGCCTCTTAGAAGGGGACGTCTTCACTAGAAATACAAGATGAAAACGTGTTAGGCAGCCCAGAAAGCGTGGCGAGGTTTGTTAAATCTAATCCTTACATTGGACTTTCTTGAAGACGGTGTTGCACATAAACTTTTGAAATCGTTCCGCATAGAAACCTGGTCTGTGCACTGACACCGTGTCCTGAACGAgtgataataataaattattgtatttattagatTCAAGGCAAACACTTATAGATGCACCATACCCCATCTTGAACCAGAGATTTCCACGTGTGCTCCAGCATCTTGATGAATCTGAGGAACAAAAACATAGACCTATTATTGTAGAACACGTCTTATAGATGGACCTTTTGGCGTTCAAATGTTGGAAAAAATATgaatcaaaattctgtagtcgtGCCACAAATGGATTTTGTTGCTACCTGTTCAccctcgctcataaacacattaaagGGGCTGTCTGTGAAGCCAGCTAGTCGTTACAACTCCATACAGTAGATGACATCGCAACTCTGCTCCTTAACACGCCTCAtatgcacctggtctgccagagaataaaagaCTTAGCAGGAGGGATAACTGTTGCCAGCTTAGcaactttgttgctatatttagcaGGTAATCAGACCCATCTAGATACACTAGTGACTTTTTCCGGTGTTATTGGACACTTTTGGAGACCTTTAACAAGAGATGGGTATCATTTACATaacctttttatttttatggaaGTTTGTGACATTCAAATTTACCAGACTAGTAATCTAAATACTTTAATTATACaacttaaaaagaaaaataataattatatactgCAACAATACGAAACatataaaatgtgcaaaaaaagggACTTTTGTGACGTAATAGTAATGCTCGTAATTACCGGGGTTTGTGAATGCACCCTCGCTTGCTGTAACTGTCATTGACgcataatgaggaagtgctgCGTTGTTGTGGCTATTGGCCAGGCTAGCGCCATGGAGCTAGTGGTGTTATGAGGAGTTGCTGTTggcgtgttaaagttgttttaaaatGAGAAAAACTTGTATTTGACTTTGGAGGTTCATAATAAGGCTGGACCATAAGGCCATAATCGATTTCGATTATCGAGATAATCGATTCTCACGATTCTGAAAgtataataatttggaaaaaaaagattaatGGGCCGCGCAATGTGCATGCAAATTTCGAAGCTGAAACAGATGAGGAGAAAAAAGAGCATGTGTAAGAGAGGTTTGAAATTTCACCATGGTTACTTtcttttatttgacacagcgctagcatgcctaatcaataattactaaactcaacaaaaaagaaAATCCCAAGAGTTCCACGTTCATGTAACCGCGGAcggagtcacataattggccaataaaacagaatacaCTGAATAATATCAGGCATATTGACATAAGtgtaagtgaaatgttgtcattgtgaggagaagaaacatttgtttgggaaaataatgtatCCGTTAGCGTTCATTTATCCCCGACAGGCTCAACCGCCCTGTCTTAAATTAAACAATGTCGAGACGGCCCCTTGAAACAGCAATTAAACTaagaagctaaagctagcaagaacaattcatacacacacaacacatctcatttgcttgtgttgttgtgaacaacatcatcgATGTAACATCAATGGACAAACTGATAGCAACTTGAAAGGCGctgtctatttttcttttttttttgacagcctCAAGTGAGTTGCTTTTTTACTCGTTACTCTGAGaacaacagcacagcacacttccccccttcacaataatagcgcgttGCGCCACATCcgctctgactgcgctaacaaaataaaggtttcaaaaaagtacagaGCACAAGCATAATGCACTTAAAGCACttaatacatttacacaattattatgctttgacttaaaatctggtaaaaattgtccaaagatgtattgcaccaatatatgtgagaatgtttgcatttaattaacaaacattttattaaattaaattttaaacaAAAAGCACACATTCAATGGTAGTAAAATAAGTGATAaaggtaaaaggtaaaaaaactgaattaaaaaaaaaacagaattttattgtttttaatattgctattgttttttaaattgattgTTATTGCTGTAATTAATagtttacttgttgtggtttattatccaggttttttaaaactatatttaaagttgagttttggtggtacaataaatactcatgttttcaaatgatgAATGATtgtgtaattaatcatgattacaatatcaatcaaaataattgtgattattatttttgacatAATAAATCAGCCGTAGATAATGACGACTAATCAAACATAGGAGAAAGTGAAAGTGGTACTCGCCTGTAAGACTGCAGAATGTCAATAATGCCAATGTAGACCAGCAGTCTTTCGCCTTTGCAGTTCCGTGCTGGGATCCCTCCCGTGCTAATTTTAATAATAAGTGTTTTAGTCTTATGTATATTCTTTTTGACATTGAAGACATCCTCACGTGTCGTCACTGTCTGTCGAACCCGCACTTCTTCCTTCCGCCTGAATGGCCTCCATGGGCGTGTTGTACAGGACCTTCTGCTTGTGCGGCTTCTTTGCAGTTGCCGACTCCCCTTGCGTCGGCGGCTCTCGGTTGGCCCGATCGATGACGTGAATGCCGACCAGGAGGCTGTAGTCCATGATCTTAAAGCTCTGCAGGACCTAACAAAGACATGACAAGATAATTGAGCACACCAGGAATATGCCAGTGTTTGATGTTTGTTGGTTTCTCACGAGGCAGTCCCTCTGGACAGTTTTGCAGAAAGCGTTGTACATGTCGGCGTCCAGCATCATGCCTTCAGACATGTCCTGCAAGAAGTCCAGGTCCTTGTAGGTAGGCAAGGCTTTGGCTCGCTCCTTGGAGGAGGCGCGGCGGTTATAGGTGGAGCCCTTTAGGTCGAACTTGAGGTGCAGCTGGACGGAGGAGGGCAACAGGTTGTTCATGACCGCGATGCGGATGTTTGAACCGCGTGCCTGGATGCAGTAGAGCCCATAGAACTTGGGCAGTAACGTGCGCCTGTTCTGGTTTAAATTCTGAAGAAGAAAACAATGGAGGACAAGCAGAAATGAATGGTGTTAGGACGACCACAGTGTAGCAGACATGGAGTATTAAAGTTGCTCGACCTAATGGGAAATTACACTTTCATTGACTTTTTGACAAACTACATTAGTACCTTAaattacaagcttaattggttctgtgacagagcttttaactcaaaacacttgtttcTAAAATCAATGTCTCATATCGAAATTAATTTATTGGTGCTTGGCCCCCCCAAAACAGCAACATTATAACAATTGTAAAATATGAACAAACTtaaagataagaaatattgtacaatataataCAATGTAGTACAAACATTGTACTACGAGTATGCGATTGGCGATTGTAatgttatgaagtaatgtaataatgcaCAGCTTTGGAGAGCAGACTTCTGCTTCTTCTActtctcagtcaaacacaccatcagcattttttttcatattttcattgataaatgtccgctgtttagatattattttaacattctatgCTGACATTACACTCACTCTGCTTCAGTATTGTGCAGACTAGCATTGATAAGATCGAATCTACATGCTCTGTCATATTTTTTGAGGatatctttct
This Entelurus aequoreus isolate RoL-2023_Sb linkage group LG05, RoL_Eaeq_v1.1, whole genome shotgun sequence DNA region includes the following protein-coding sequences:
- the LOC133649680 gene encoding phosphatidylinositol 4-phosphate 5-kinase type-1 alpha-like translates to MATAAAAEEPQGLQSHHGNLTESGKETAGGSLAPVVRKTIGHRGVDQTGETVYKKTPSWALQGSIQLGITHTVCSLAQKPERDVLLQDFEEVETIYFPGEGSSHTPAHHYGDFTFKTYAPMAFRYFREMFCIQPDDYMCSLCSEDLIELSNSGASGSLFYLSNDDQFIVKTVQRKEAEFLQKLLPGYFMNLNQNRRTLLPKFYGLYCIQARGSNIRIAVMNNLLPSSVQLHLKFDLKGSTYNRRASSKERAKALPTYKDLDFLQDMSEGMMLDADMYNAFCKTVQRDCLVLQSFKIMDYSLLVGIHVIDRANREPPTQGESATAKKPHKQKVLYNTPMEAIQAEGRSAGSTDSDDTTGGIPARNCKGERLLVYIGIIDILQSYRFIKMLEHTWKSLVQDGDTVSVHRPGFYAERFQKFMCNTVFKKVQLKTSPSKRRHSTLRKSDSAGAPSAEASSSKNQNQQPVKAQDEKGKEGEDQDNGVKEETTSNAENTKS